A region of Lycium barbarum isolate Lr01 chromosome 1, ASM1917538v2, whole genome shotgun sequence DNA encodes the following proteins:
- the LOC132613540 gene encoding uncharacterized protein LOC132613540: MIISTWNIRGLNQPLKQKELKLFLQKNKIELFGCLETRVRENKAQNILSKVSSGWSTMCNYPMAPNGRIWLFWKPYLQVQVLQVQEQFIHCKVDNMTDAFSAFVTIVYAKNEAQERLSLWSDLTQLGNNITGAWLLSGDFNTLLFTEDRMGSPVTDGETKDFRDCMDTLQLTALKAKGWHFTFCNKQQQGDRVYSKIYWALGNLMWLQSYGHVEADFLNPGASDHSPIYIEFKTHCNGTRLFQLWHKLKDLKIALRDLNTHMASYSQKSQQSRRSLDVIQSQLANLPMQQALIDKEKKLSGDIQKWSYIEEKWKIRSSRNSITSIYDTTGNKLTDPKLVEAEFISFFSNLMASMAEELPCPNSEIIKRGPCLSHQQKCTLIQTVTEMEIFNAVRDMPSDKAPGVDGYPVEFFTQNWDLVKHDVVQAVKEFFLSEWIMECISKVSYSLVIHGGLTKPFQGKRGIRQGDPMSPYLFVIAMEYLQRELNVLADNKQFQFHPRCKKLKVMHICFANDLLMFCKAELNSIKLLQEAFLRFSVVSGLQANTEKSSIYMSGVNDQLKQEILTHLGYCEGTLPFKYLGVPLSSKKLTMAECMPLVEKITDRVKC, translated from the exons ATGATTATATCAACATGGAATATCAGGGGGCTCAACCAACCCctgaagcaaaaggagctgaagcTCTTTTTGCAAAAGAATAAGATTGAACTGTTTGGTTGTTTAGAAACAAGGGTAAGAGAGAATAAAGCTCAGAACATACTGAGCAAAGTTAGTAGTGGATGGAGTACTATGTGCAACTATCCAATGGCCCCAAATGGTAGGATTTGGCTCTTTTGGAAGCCTTACCTACAGGTCCAGGTACTGCAGGTCCAAGAACAATTCATCCATTGCAAAGTGGACAATATGACAGATGCTTTCTCTGCATTTGTAACTATTGTGTATGCAAAGAATGAGGCTCAAGAAAGACTAAGTCTGTGGAGTGACTTAACTCAGCTAGGAAATAACATTACTGGAGCTTGGTTGTTGTCTGGTGATTTCAATACTTTGCTCTTTACAGAGGATAGGATGGGCTCCCCTGTGACTGATGGTGAGACAAAAGACTTCAGAGATTGTATGGATACCTTGCAGTTAACAGCCTTAAAGGCAAAAGGATGGCATTTCACCTTTTGTAACAAACAGCAACAAGGGGACAGGGTGTACTCTAAAATTTATTGGGCATTGGGGAATTTGATGTGGTTGCAATCATATGGGCACGTGGAGGCAGATTTTCTCAATCCTGGGGCTTCAGATCATTCTCCCATATACATTGAGTTTAAAACCCAT TGCAATGGCACTAGATTGTTTCAGCTATGGCATAAGCTAAAGGATTTGAAAATTGCATTGAGGGACCTGAACACTCATATGGCTTCTTATAGCCAGAAATCGCAACAGTCTCGACGAAGTTTAGATGTGATACAATCTCAATTGGCAAACTTACCAATGCAGCAAGCTTTGATAGATAAAGAGAAGAAGCTCTCAGGGGACATACAGAAGTGGAGTTATATTGAGGAGAAG TGGAAGATTAGGTCTAGTAGGAACTCTATAACTTCCATCTATGACACTACAGGGAATAAGCTCACAGATCCAAAACTCGTTGAAGCTGAGTTTATCTCCTTTTTCTCTAACCTTATGGCGTCAATGGCTGAGGAGTTGCCATGTCCAAACTCAGAAATTATCAAAAGAGGGCCATGCTTATCACATCAGCAGAAATGTACACTAATTCAGACTGTCACAGAGATGGAAATCTTCAATGCTGTGAGGGACATGCCTAGTGACAAAGCCCCAGGTGTTGATGGTTATCCAGTGGAGTTCTTTACTCAGAATTGGGACCTGGTCAAACATGATGTGGTGCAGGCGGTGAAGGAATTTTTCCTCTCTG AATGGATCATGGAATGCATCTCCAAAGTCTCATACTCTCTTGTCATACATGGGGGTCTTACAAAACCTTTCCAGGGGAAAAGGGGAATAAGGCAAGGGGATCCGATGTCCCCTTACCTTTTTGTTATTGCAATGGAATACCTCCAGAGAGAGTTAAATGTGCTAGCTGATAACAAGCAGTTTCAATTCCATCCTAGGTGTAAAAAGCTAAAAGTTATGCATATTTGTTTTGCGAATGATCTGTTAATGTTTTGCAAAGCTGAGTTAAACTCAATTAAACTTCTACAAGAAGCCTTCTTAAGATTCTCAGTTGTCTCTGGGCTTCAAGCCAACACTGAAAAAAGCTCAATATACATGTCTGGGGTCAATGATCAGTTAAAGCAGGAGATATTGACTCATCTTGGATACTGTGAAGGAACTCTACCATTCAAGTACTTAGGAGTCCCTTTATCATCGAAGAAGTTAACAATGGCTGAATGTATGCCCCTTGTGGAGAAAATTACAGATAGAGTGAAGTGCTAG